In Triplophysa dalaica isolate WHDGS20190420 chromosome 19, ASM1584641v1, whole genome shotgun sequence, the sequence atgttgtaGATAAACATTTGCCTTAGCAAATCCTAAAGCAATTTTAGAATAAAATCAAGTATATTTTTAGTACTTCAGAGAAACATTCTATTAGTTTAACATTCAAATTCAAGTTGATAATACATGATTCCTTAGCAATTGCTCAAGAATTGAATCAACATTTTGCTTCTGTCTGCTCTGCATTAGCATCTGCGTCTTCcaatatgtttaataatgtttcaTCTTGTTCTCATTTAGGAAGATCTTACAGACTGAAGCTCAGCATGCCATTAATGGTTTAAGCATGACTGGTGGTGCTGGATTGGATGATATTGCGAATAGGTTTCTTAAATTATCATCTTAAATGCTTATGTATCCACTTGCTGATTTATTTAATCTTTCCTTGTTTATCTATGAATTGCCAGAGATTTGGAAATATTCTCATATAACTGCACTTCACGAAGGATGTGATGTACTAGATTTTAAAAACTATAGACCTATATCTATCTTATGTTCcatttcttattaaaaaaaatataaaccgATTTCAAGTTATTTTTGTACTTATcatattttaacaacatttcaaTATAGTTTCAGGTCTAGAAACACCTGTTGCacacctgattgcatcgctgccggctgctagtttgtatcctctgacacttggttcacctcacatttgttcctggtctaaatattagtgtattttactatagttacctatcattgtcgttgccgaattatttataactttattttctaaatctatattaattgaagcgtaacgccgctagcatattagcgtgttagcttgccttctgtttacagtgtggaatatcatctccccctatttgtcttgtgtgctaactgtttctctttttaagcgtatatactaagactcatcaagcaaccttgctaagttaggattgcacttcatacccggtgagttatggcttctattcctattgttgttacttgcacctcatgtcatatgtttagtttagccttctctgtcagcggcgagggttttacatgtgataaatgcagggaagtagttaggctgacggagaagatcttagaattagagtctcgcatccaatctatatttgaggatagtaagagtgttaggactgtagaaaacacttcggatgcgagcaatgttagcgcacacagctcggttccggttgaaaatcccctgcagctgggaaactttgtgacggtgagacggcatagtcgcaggacaaaacatcactcaaccgttccgattaaagtctcgaacaggtttgcctcgctcagtgacgcaccgactgagaaacctgctgaaagtgccctagtgatcggtgattctattgtccggaacgttaacatagagacaccagccaccatagtcaaatgtttaccgggagccagagcgcctgatatcaagtcaaatttaaatgtgctggctaaggctaatcgtaaatacagtaagattgttattcatgtcggcacaaatgacgttagactccgtcaatcggagatcactaaagataatattaaagaggtgtgtgagctcgcaaaaacgatgtcagacactgtaatattctctggcccccttactgcttaccgtggtgatgagatttatagcagattatcatcactaaatggctggctgtctgagtggtgcctgcagaataacatagattttataaataactggaagagttttgagggcagacctgacctgttgaaacgagatggtctccatccctcctgggatggggtttccctcctctctagaaatttgggacacagtcttaataatgctaaaatcTGACaaacctagggcccaggtcaggaacgagacagaatggcttaaccaactgtctgcttgccgtctcgcgttacagaatacacaaaatatacaacatgtaataatcccttcttacaaacaacataaaatagagactgtgtctgtcccccggattagcaaacataagatattgcgtaaacctcttgaaagtaatttaataaacgttaaacaaatcaaacatgaacaaaatacagataatcagctgttacgactcggattgcttaatattagatctctctcaaataaagcactttttgttaacgatttgataaccgatcataaaatagacatgctttgtttgacagaaacatggctaaagccagatgattttattactctaaatgaatccgttccccaagattattactataaacacgagcctcgtctaaaaggtagagggggaggtgtcgctgcactttacaagaattcttttattacctctcagaagtctaattttaaatacaattcttttgaagtcatggtacttcacgtatcgacacctaatactaaggacaaaacattttttaaatttattctagctattgtatataggcctccagggcaccacacagattttattaaagattttggtgggttcttatcagaactagtactggccgcagatagagtccttgtcgtcggtgactttaatatccatgtagacaatgatacagatgccttgggactggctttcaaagacactcttaacctcatgggcgttagtcaacatgtgtcaggacccactcaccttcgtaatcatactttagatttaatactttcttatggtataaatgtggacgatgttaaaatcgttcagcagagtgaagatatttcggatcatcatctgatattatgtttgcttcaatggcctacggctgcaaatcaaactccttgttacaaatatggtagaacgatcacttcaactaccaaagatgcgtttctcgataatctgcctgaattgtctaaaatatctagcatgagtaataacattgacgattttgacactactattgaaaattttaactctactttctcggaaatattagacatagttgctcctctgcgtttaaagaaaattaaaaatagcagcccaacaccgtggtataatgaacacactcagactctaaaaaaggcatcccgtaaaatggagcgcaactttaagaaaacgaatttagaggtatttcgtatagcatggaaggatagtactcgaaattacaggaatgcaataaaaacgtctagatccgcctacttttcaacactaatagaggaaaaccatcacaaccctaggttcttatttaacaccgtggctaaattaacaaaaaataagttgtcatcgacgtcagattctgattatcagcataacagtgatgaatttatgaactacttcacgagtaaaatccaagatataagagaaaaaattataacaatgcaacctgtagtgaaatccgctgaacaaactaactacagcacccctaaggagaaattgcaattattttctacagtagatcacgatgaactgtctaaaatcattagatcatctaaatcatcaacatgcatgctagaccctatacctacaaaactactgaaagaaatgctcccagaaattatagatcctcttcttagtattattaactcatctctgacattaggacatgtgccaaaagcatttaaggtggctgttataaggcctcttttaaaaaaaaccaaactcgaccctaaagaactagggaattacaggcctatatcgaatttaccttttatatctaaagttctggaaaaagtagtttcaactcaattatgctccttcctccaaaggaatgacattaatgatgaattccagtctggatttcgagcatgtcacagtacagagactgctttgatcagagttacaaatgatctgcttttagcgtctgaccgtggctgtatttcgttattggtgctgctagacctcagtgctgcatttgacaccattgaccacagcatacttctacatagactcgaaaattacgttggcattaacggaatagcattgaaatggtttaagtcttatttatccgaccgttttcaatttgtatcaataaacaatgaggtgtcccgcaaatcacaagtccagtacggtgtaccacagggctcagtcttgggacccctgctcttcgcattatacatgctacctctaggagatataataaagcgacacggaattagctttcactgttatgctgatgatactcaactttatatttcctcgatgcctcatgaaacccagcagtttcatcgaataaaggattgcatagttgacttaaaaatgtggatgagtaacaattttttactactaaactcggacaaaacagaagtgttacttactggaccgaaaactgctatgcgtaacaaccaagaatactgcttaacgattgacggatgctccataaaatcctcgtcatcagctaagaatcttggcgttgtattcgacagtactctctcatttgaaagccatgtcgcaaacacctgtaaaattgcatttttccatcttaagaatatatctaaattacgtcatatactgtcactttcagatgcagagaaattaattcatgcattcatgacatcaagactagattactgtaatgcacttctaggtggttgccctgcgggcctattacaaaaactgcaactggttcaaaacgcggcagctcgagttcttacacgtacaaaaaagtatgagcatataaccccggttctgtcaaccttgcactggttacctataaagcatcgcattaactttaagatcttgcttattacctataaagccctacatggtctagcgccgcagtatttgaatgaacttctattgtattacagagctccacgtacattacgctctaaggggtcctgtcagttggtaatacctagaatttcaaaatcaagtgcaggtagtagatcgttttcttatctagcgcctaaactttggaatattcttccctgcacggtccgggaggcagacacactctgtcagtttaaatctagactaaagactcatctttttaatcttgcatacactacacctccataatattaatcctcagaggatttaggctgcattatctagatcaaccggaaccaggaacacatccaacaacaaatgatgcacttgttgcatcaaagagtgcagaacagtactctactctcagccagtcttgtctctttgttccaaggttaccgcaggatgcagttcatgcccagacctgatggcagagctgaaaatggaaagcggtgacctgacaagtgctaagaggatagagctggataaaggacgcgacaactttgtttttcctacaacatttcaaatgctattagattgttaatgataatctttaatccttaatttttatatttttactaagccttgttgtgcaagcactgttgagcttgtgcagaggcagcagcttttgccagaggggaactggaatcccctggttgggcctgggttcccctgaggttttttttctcgatgggagttttgggttcctcaccaccgtttgcatattgttttgcactatctgcctggccgggggggctgctttagaattcatacttgtattaaatgtgtctcatgtacagctgctttgtaacaatgaaaattgtaaaaagcgctatataaataaagttgagttgagttgagttaattAGTCAACAACAACTGCATTACTGAAGGttattactgttgttttttcagGGGCAGATGATGGTAAGCTTACAGGTGCAATTTTTCTTGATTTAACAAAAGCATTTGATTTAGTagattattatttgttatttgacaaACTGTACGCGATTGGTTTCactaaaaatgcagttttgtggTTTAAATCAGACCATCTcgtataattaaatattatattagtaAAACCCaatttgtggtgtttgcactttGCAAAAGGACATAATAGGCTTAATACCCTGATTTGGGGGTTTATTTAGTGGAGAAGTAACAAGGTACATTTACTTGAGAACTGTAATTAAGTAcactttttgtgtatttgtacactgtaaaaaattccTGTTAATTTACATGGAAATTAAATAGCAAAATGCTGTTTTCGTGTAATAGCAGTTGGTTATTGTTTTTaacagtgcattgtgggaagaCTTGTTCACTTCAGGCTAGTGGTCGAACAAACACAGTATGTCACTGTTATTTAACAGCATTATACCATATCTTCCTATGTGTGCCATCTTGGATTATCACCATGAGGTATGTCTGCACCTTTATCTATGGTTTTCAtatctttaaattaaatgttatatcTTAAATATCCAGTgaagtttttataatataaatcacATAACATTTCCTGTTTTAATCAGGCAAAGCATTTCTGAAAACAACACTTAGACATTCTGGTTAGCGGAAAACATCTGAAACAGTGACTGGGTGACGGTAACTTAAACATGAGATACAAGAGCTTGTGACTAACAGGTAAGAATTTTTATCCAAACTGTACGTTTTcctaaaatctgtttaaaagaTGAATCGGGGACGATCTAAAtcaattattgtttttgtgtagtTACACTTTTAATGTGCGCTTTCCATCCATGTCGGCGAGAAATATTTTCTATTGTCTGCAAATTCGCATGATTTTTTGTGCTAtcttaaaatctgtttaatataCAATATGTTACCCACTGGTTTATTATAGATCAGTAATGCCACGAAGTATGTCTAAAGATACCGCTACCTATTTGGTCAACCCGTTGTAACATGCTGGTCAGCTTTCCGTATGTGCATGCGTTCATGGTAAGATACATTAAACAGTtagtttatgaaatatttatgttatGCTAACTGGGTATATTGCAAAATCCCTGTTTATTGTCTGATTTCTGAGAATGAGTCAATTTCAAAACCCCTTCTGGCTTGATTGCATAACTACTTGCCGCACAACAGAACGTCTTGCTCTTGCACtttcattatacattttattgtattgttagCATGGCTCAAATGCATCAGTGATTTGTTAACTAGACACTGATCTGTTGAACCTgctctttaaataaagtttCCCTATAATTTCTTTGGGTAAACATGTGCTACCACTGTGAccaaaatatatacagttgaaagaaaaagtatgtgaaccctttgggcttacttggatttcttcataaattggtcataaaatgtgttctgatcttcatctaagtcacaacaatagagaaacacagtctgcttaaactaataccgcacaaacattatacgtttttatgtttttattgaacacaacatgtaaacattcatagtgcagggtggaaaaagtatgtgaacctttgggtttaataactggttgaccctcctttggcagcaataacctcaaccaaacgtttcctatagttgcagatcagacctgcacaacagtcaggagaaattttggaccattcctctttacaaaagtgttacAGTTCAGCAAtgttcttgggatgtctggtgtgaatcgctctcttgaggtcgtgccacagcatctcaatcgggttgaggtcaggactctgactgggtcactccagaaggcgtattttcttctgttgaagccattctgttgttgatttacttctatgctttgggtcgttgtcctgttgcatcgtccatcctctgttaagcttcagttggcagaCAGATgttcttaagttttcctgcaaaatgtcttgataaactttggaattcatttttccatcgatgacagtaatccgtccagggcctgaggcagcaaagcagccccaaaccatgatgccccctccaccatatttcacagttgggataaggttttgatgttggtgtgctgtgccttttgttctccacacatagcgttgtgtgttctttccaaacaactcaattttggtttcatctgtccacagaatgttttgccggtagtgctgtggaacatccaggtgctcttttgcaaacctcaaacgtgctgcaatgttttttttggacagcagtggcttcctccgtggtgtcctcccatgaagtccattcttgtttaatgttttccttattgtagatttgtcaacaaaaatgttagcatgtgccagagatttctgttaatgtttagctgacactctaggattcttcttcacctcattgagcattctgcgctgtgctcttgcagtcatctttacaggacgaccacgcctagggagtgtagcaacagtgctgaactttctccatttgtagacaatctgtcttaccgttgACACATGGACACCAAGGCTCTTAGAtttacttttgtagccctttccagctttatgtaagtcaacaattcttgatcgtaggtcttctgagagctcttttgtgcgaggcatggttcacatcagacaacgcttcttcagaacagcaaactcaaaactggtgtgtgttttttattggacaggccagctttaatcaacacatccattctcatcacattgattggaccccaggttggctgactcctggctccaattagctcttggagaagtcattagcctagggtttcacatactttttccaccctgcactatgaatgtttacatgttgtgttcaataaaaacatgaaaatgtataatgtttgtgcggtattagtttaagcagactgtgtttctctattgttgtgacttaaaTGAAGatcagaaaacattttatgaccaatttatgaagaaatccaagaaagcccaaagggttcacatactttttctttcaactgtatttatttCCAAGGAGGAAGTCTAATGGGACACTTTGCAGAGAAGCAAGAAAAAATTTCTTAAAGAAGATGTAAGTCTTTCCTTAAATTTATTGTGGTTGTTAGTTCTTACTATGAATAAATGCGTAGGAATGCTTCAATCAAATATGGCATATTTTGTCATACTCATATGACCATAAATTAGGAGATTTTAATGAAGAAATGATGTCTGTTTGTTTAGTCAACACAAGCAGGGTACCTGAAAACTCTAAAAGGGACACAAGCGCACCACTAGGTTAAGACactcgtgttttttttttgtctgattCCTTATACAGAGGTGGCCAAAATTAAACTACACATTCAACTTGCAATACCGAGATGAAGCAGCATACACACTGGAGTTCTGTCAGAGgtaaaaagtaatatttatctttcattaaaatggtaatattaatattttgaccTAAAAGGAATAGTTCCATCTCAAACATTAATCTTGTTTAATCACATTACTTAAAAAGATGAATGAGTGCTGTgtaagtattttttattgttgatcCATGTTAACTTAAGTACCTAACTATAATGaaacattattgtaaagtgttccTGCAATTTCaattatctttgtttttaaaacattgtttacagaaaacttttatttttcagacGCTTTGTTGGAATTAatcaagaaacaaaaaaaaaaaatattttgaagaatgttggtaaccaaacagcgcaGGTCCGCGcaacaactttcttcaaaatatcttcttttgtgttctgcagaaaagtcataaaagtttgaaataaccagtgggtgagttaatgatgacataattttaattttggggcgaactatcacttaaaccttttttttttaattcaattattttttataatagttGTATGCCGTAGCTAATAAAACAGTATCATGCTGTTATTTCAAATAACAGTAACCCACTGTTATTTAACAGTACAAagctggcaaccacagctgccggtagaTTAGCGTTTTTTTACAGGATACATTTTTACAGCGTACTTAAGTATTACGTTTTCTGTGTCCTTTTTTTACTGTACTTCACttaatttgaatgaaaaatatctCAACTTTTCatgacacaaaaaatatttccttGGCCGACCCTCCCCTCGCTCCCACATTTGGGAGAGACTATTGTCAGTTGCTTCTAATATGACACACCTGAATCAACTCAGCAGGTGTTTTAATTATTgagacacaaaacattttgggaGAAGGTTAATGAGTTCAGTTGTGTATACTTTTCCCATGTCTGATTTACTTATTATAAGCAAAACATCTAATCAATTTTCTATcagattaatcgaaaaaattatCGGCCAACAAATCGATCATCAAATAATCGTTTGTTGGAGCCCTAATTGGCACGTTATAtcaccttgcaccatagtgacgggtaaAAATAGATTGTGACAGATTTTTGATGAGCCTTTTCTGCCTGCATATTCGTTATTTAAATGTAGGCACAcgagatggaaatagttcaacttttcagaGTGCCTCCAATGCAACATGGAccatttgaagagagaaagcgCCGCGGCTCGCGTTTTCCATGCggttttaaatgcaaaatgtgaatcgggccttatGAAGTTCTCATTAATTACTGTAATTATGAGCAGCTGTGTATGAATATACCCCCCATCTGTTTATTACTCACTGTCAGTTGTGTCCGAATCATTGCTACTGGTGGAGTATTTCCTCCTCTTCATCTCATTCTCCATCTGTCAGGAAAAAAACAGATGACCCATTATCAGACACTACATGGAAAAACATTAAGCAAACCAGATTCAATGTGGCATCTACATCTACTGTGTTGaaaaatttgtattttgaattgactttagcactttttacagtgttgtgAGTCTGATTCTGATGCAATCAACTGTTTTATTGTAAACTGTTTTATTGCAAATGGGacatataaattgtataaaagcgtctgccaaatgtgtaaatgtaaatagcatCAGAGATCAAAGTACAACAGCTTTTCCATAGGGGAGGCCCTATCGAGTCATAATCAAGTCTCTTTCCTATGGGTTCTTCATGGGGTGtcaatgtattgtttgtgtcaCATGTGTTCAGGGACTTTTCTGCATAGAAAAATTGAAGGCGGCCGCCTCTGTCAATTTTCATGCCACCTCAGTCTCTCACCAAATTTATGTCGGgtgtttttcaaaacactgcTGTAGTCTCAATCCGAGTGAGCGCTTATATCcgtcattatggtaaaacacgtcatcagagCGCCTATTACTCTATAAACACGAATAGAGAAGCTATTAGAGCGTTCGTCAAGTTGCctatcatttcatgttttcaggttattttaaacttattttaaactcttattttaaacttatcagtagtgtctttctgtaaagacccCTTCAAGCAGTCTGTATATATCtggcaaatgtataaaataaaaaagtgtcaccttatgaatttgttgagaaatattttatatacaagttacttcaatgcatttatacttttttaggaagttaaacttttgcatgtaaagtaaaaaaatgaagaaacactttagtttacttatggaatttgtggttaaacatttctcaccatagttactgtaggttaaccatgaaatatgtaataatttttaatcaaagtcCTACATATTGCATACCtcaataaacaattttttgtcagaacctctagtaaattatgtattacttttagtcatcattcagaatcgtaaaatattcgcaatctctatttgaaacaaaagaatcgggatcctcaatttatccagaatcgtgctggacatacagtgggtacggaaagtattcagacccccttaaatttttcactcttttcaCTGAGCTTTCGGTATTATTAAGGCTTCAATGAGATGACTGGTTGATTGCACAAAGTCTGTTCTAGTGGAGGTAGAGGTTGTATCtggatgcaaaagaaattagaGCAGATTTTAGATTTTATGCATTCTCTTGTAAAATCAggctgttttattaaatgtctttcttttcttttcttccgCTTCTCTGTGTTGCAGAGCACACTGCTATTTTATAATTCGGAGATCAGTTGTCTTTCTCGTGGATCAGCATTGTCGTGgctgtttttttctgcagagcatCAAATCAGAGAGCAATGATGCAACGAGTTTACAATTCAGAAGCGGTCATTTGGCTGTCAAATTAGCGCTTTACAGTTTTAACAAATTTGAATAGAAGTTTAGGAACTAATGAGAATGCACTCAGGCTGAATGCACTCGGGAGAATGCACCCGGTTGACGACCCCTGCTTTATTACcttggttttcatttttttttagttttctttttttgttgctcAGGCACAGATGGCAGTTTGATTGCCAACCGCGCCTAAGACGCGGTTTGCATTTGACGggaatatattaaaatgatagCCAGTAACACACCTACTTTCTAATATCATCATTTGTGCTGTGTATTATGGCAAATAATCAGACTTATAAAACTTCCATGTAAAAGGGAGCAAAGAGGTGTTCTAATTTCATGTAAATATCGAAGAAGAGACCTTGTATGAAGTTGCATCTCTCTTGGATCCACGTTTCAAAGACAGGTATGTCTATTTTCTTCATGTTCTTATTGATGATTGTCATTGCCATATTAAGTAAATTCGTTTActtgttatatattattttaaatgttactgtATGAATGCcattttcaaaaa encodes:
- the LOC130407637 gene encoding uncharacterized protein LOC130407637; its protein translation is MASIPIVVTCTSCHMFSLAFSVSGEGFTCDKCREVVRLTEKILELESRIQSIFEDSKSVRTVENTSDASNVSAHSSVPVENPLQLGNFVTVRRHSRRTKHHSTVPIKVSNRFASLSDAPTEKPAESALVIGDSIVRNVNIETPATIVKCLPGARAPDIKSNLNVLAKANRKYSKIVIHVGTNDVRLRQSEITKDNIKEVCELAKTMSDTVIFSGPLTAYRGDEIYSRLSSLNGWLSEWCLQNNIDFINNWKSFEGRPDLLKRDGLHPSWDGVSLLSRNLGHSLNNAKI